Proteins encoded together in one Amphiprion ocellaris isolate individual 3 ecotype Okinawa chromosome 14, ASM2253959v1, whole genome shotgun sequence window:
- the LOC111573816 gene encoding palmitoyltransferase ZDHHC20-B-like: MTSPPANVLHGLKMAPSPALRCCKRALNWVPVLFINLVVGWSYYAYVVELCVYTILNNAERISYLVIFHIAFAMFIWAYWKTIWSTPASPSKAFGLPRQEKELYEREERAEVQQEILKKVARSLPVYTRTAGGAIRYCNYCQVIKPDRCHHCSTCEMCVLKMDHHCPWVNNCVGFSNYKYFVLFLAYASLYCAVICATVVRYFIKFWTKQLADTHAKFHILFLFFVAALFFISIVSLLTYHLWLVGKNRTTIEAFRAPVFTNGPDKNGFSLGFGRNVAEVFGDQAKYWILPVFSSLGDGHSFVTRLVHLDHEQANSVLQQNGKSPVDGEANPCVLGNNGQHTEDDSKEKADGGQIVSVTMESEP; encoded by the exons ATGACGTCACCGCCAGCTAACGTCTTGCACGGATTAAAGATGGCGCCCTCTCCTGCGCTGAGGTGCTGTAAACGGGCTCTGAACTGGGTACCTGTCCTGTTTATCAACCTGGTTGTCGGCTGGTCCTACTACGCTTATGTTGTGGAGCTCTGTGTGT ATACAATCTTAAATAATGCAGAACGAA TCAGCTATTTGGTCATCTTTCATATTGCCTTCGCCATGTTTATATGGGCATACTGGAAAACTATCTGGTCCACACCAGCCAGCCCCTCAAAAGCA TTCGGTCTGCCCAGACAAGAGAAGGAACTGTATGAGAGGGAGGAACGAGCTGAGGTGCAACAAGAGATCCTGAAGAAAGTGGCGAGAAGTTTACCCGTGTATACACGAACAGCTGGAGGAG cCATCCGATACTGCAACTACTGCCAGGTAATCAAACCTGACCGCTGCCATCACTGCTCAACCTGTGAAAT GTGTGTGCTGAAAATGGACCATCACTGCCCCTG GGTGAATAACTGTGTCGGGTTTTCAAACTACAAATACTTTGTCCTATTCTTGGCCTATGCCTCACTCTATTGTGCAGTAATTTGTGCAACAGTCGTCcgatatttcatcaaattctGGACC AAACAGCTGGCTGACACACATGCCAAATTCCACATcttgtttctgttctttgtgGCGGCCCTGTTCTTCATCAGCATCGTGTCTCTCCTCACCTACCATCTATGGCTTGTTGGAAAGAACAGGACCACTATAG aggcTTTTAGGGCTCCTGTCTTCACAAATGGTCCAGACAAAAATGGGTTTTCTCTAGGCTTTGGACGAAATGTAGCTGAGGTGTTTGGAGACCAAGCAAAGTATTggattttgcctgttttctcAAG TCTGGGAGATGGACATTCCTTTGTCACCAGATTGGTACACTTAGATCATGAACAAGCAAACAGTGTCCTTCAGCAGAATGGCAAAAG CCCTGTTGATGGAGAGGCTAACCCTTGTGTGCTTGGTAACAATGGGCAACACACAGAGGatgacagcaaagagaaagcTG ATGGAGGCCAGATAGTTTCTGTGACAATGGAGAGTGAACCATAG
- the pcyt1bb gene encoding phosphate cytidylyltransferase 1B, choline b, with amino-acid sequence MAGKRRGRGSNVQQQQTPQNRGGGRRRALQEPAAFAKSTGYETTIPHEKLTIAQARRGTPANRPVRVYADGIFDLFHSGHARALMQAKNVFPNTHLIVGVCSDELTHKYKGYTVMTESERYEALLHCRYVDEVVRDAPWSLTPEFLQKHKIDFVAHDDIPYTSAGSEDVYKHIKEAGMFVATQRTDGISTSDLITRIVRDYDIYVRRNLQRGYTARELNVGFINEKKYRLQNQVDKMKETVRTVEEKSKHFVYRVEEKSQDLIHKWEEKSREFIGNFLELFGPDGAWHVIQERSGRMLQALSPYSSPRGSPSSSPTRRRSVSPDSFPSSASASPPSSPSSPSSPSSPSSPSSKSSHSSPKKGKRSSLKAASTYSRHVQ; translated from the exons ATGGCTGGAAAGAGACGAGGCCGAGGCAGCAACGTCCAGCAACAACAGACTCCACAGAACCGAGGAGGAGGCCGTCGCAGG GCTCTACAGGAACCAGCAGCTTTTGCCAAATCTACAGGTTATGAAACAACGATCCCCCATGAAAAACTAACCATTGCTCAAGCCAGAAGAGGCACACCAG CTAATCGTCCAGTGAGGGTCTACGCTGATGGAATCTTTGATCTTTTCCATTCGGGTCATGCTCGAGCTCTGATGCAGGCCAAAAATGTGTTCCCCAACACTCACCTGATAGTAGGAG TGTGCAGTGATGAGCTCACCCACAAGTATAAGGGCTACACGGTGATGACAGAGAGCGAACGCTACGAAGCCCTCCTACACTGTCGCTACGTTGATGAGGTGGTGCGGGACGCTCCCTGGTCTCTTACCCCCGAGTTCCTCCAGAAACACAAG ATTGACTTTGTGGCCCATGATGATATCCCCTACACCTCTGCTGGATCAGAGGATGTCTATAAACACATCAAGGAAGCAG GAATGTTTGTGGCCACTCAGAGGACAGATGGCATCTCCACATCTGATCTGATCACTCGTATCGTCCGAGACTATGACATCTATGTTCGACGCAACCTGCAGAGAGGCTACACAGCCCGGGAACTAAACGTTGGCTTCATCAAT GAGAAGAAGTATCGACTCCAGAACCAGGTGGATAAGATGAAGGAGACGGTCCGTACGGTGGAGGAGAAGTCCAAACACTTTGTTTACAGAGTGGAGGAGAAGAGCCAGGACCTCATCCACAAATGGGAGGAGAAGTCAAGGGAATTCATCGGCAACTTCCTGGAGCTTTTTGGACCAGATGGAGCATGG CATGTGATCCAGGAGCGAAGTGGTCGTATGCTCCAGGCGTTGTCACCCTACTCGTCCCCCCGCGGCTCCCCCAGCAGCAGCCCCACCAGACGACGTTCAGTCTCTCCTGACTCCTTCCCCTCCTCGGCCTCCGCCTCCCCACcttcctctccatcctctccaTCGTCTCCATCCTCTCCATCGTCTCCATCCTCTAAATCCTCCCACTCCTCACCCAAGAAGGGCAAACGCTCTTCTCTCAAAGCGGCTTCTACATACAGTAGACATGTACAATGA